The Streptomyces sp. NBC_00691 genome has a segment encoding these proteins:
- a CDS encoding MBL fold metallo-hydrolase, protein MAARIDHLVTSGTFSLDGGTWDVDNNVWIVGDDTEAIVIDAAHDAEAILAALDGRALRAIVCTHAHNDHIDAAPALAAATGARILLHAADQPLWKQTHPDHSPDGELADGQVLTIAGTDLTVLHTPGHAPGGICLYAPDLGTVFTGDTLFQGGPGATGRSFSDFPTIVDSIREKLLTLPPETAVRTGHGDSTTIGAEAPHLQEWINRGH, encoded by the coding sequence ATGGCCGCCCGCATCGACCACCTCGTCACCTCCGGCACCTTCAGCCTCGACGGCGGCACCTGGGACGTCGACAACAACGTCTGGATCGTCGGCGACGACACCGAGGCGATCGTCATCGACGCCGCCCACGACGCCGAGGCCATCCTCGCCGCCCTGGACGGCCGCGCCCTGCGCGCCATCGTCTGCACCCACGCCCACAACGACCACATCGACGCAGCCCCGGCGCTCGCGGCCGCCACCGGCGCCCGCATCCTGCTCCACGCCGCCGACCAGCCGCTGTGGAAGCAGACCCACCCCGACCACAGCCCCGACGGCGAACTCGCCGACGGTCAGGTCCTCACCATCGCCGGAACCGACCTCACGGTCCTGCACACCCCCGGTCACGCCCCCGGCGGCATCTGCCTGTACGCCCCCGACCTGGGCACGGTCTTCACCGGCGACACCCTCTTCCAGGGCGGCCCCGGCGCCACCGGCCGGTCCTTCTCGGACTTCCCCACGATCGTCGACTCGATCCGCGAGAAGCTCCTCACCCTCCCGCCGGAGACGGCGGTCCGCACCGGCCACGGCGACAGCACCACGATCGGCGCCGAGGCCCCGCACCTCCAGGAGTGGATCAACCGAGGCCACTGA
- a CDS encoding S-(hydroxymethyl)mycothiol dehydrogenase produces the protein MPQHVQGVIAPGRNEPVRVETIVIPDPGPGEAVVKIQACGVCHTDLHYKQGAINDEFPFLLGHEAAGIVESVGEGVTDVEPGDFVILNWRAVCGQCRACLRGRPWYCFDTHNAKQRMTLLDGTELSPALGIGAFAEKTLVASGQCTKVDPAVAPEVAGLLGCGVMAGIGAALNTGEVGRGDTVAVIGCGGVGDAAIVGSRLAGAAKIIAVDIDDRKLETAKAMGATHTVNSRSTDPVEAVRELTGGFGADVVIEAVGRPETYQQAFYARDLAGTVVLVGVPTPEMKLELPLLDVFGRGGALKSSWYGDCLPSRDFPMLVDLHQQGRIDLAAFVTETIGLGDVEKAFGRMHEGDVLRSVVVF, from the coding sequence ATGCCGCAGCACGTCCAGGGGGTCATCGCCCCGGGCAGGAACGAACCGGTACGGGTCGAGACGATCGTGATCCCCGATCCCGGCCCCGGTGAGGCCGTCGTGAAGATCCAGGCCTGTGGCGTCTGCCACACCGATCTCCACTACAAGCAGGGCGCGATCAACGACGAGTTCCCCTTCCTGCTCGGCCACGAGGCCGCGGGGATCGTCGAGTCGGTCGGCGAGGGCGTCACCGACGTCGAGCCCGGGGACTTCGTCATCCTCAACTGGCGCGCGGTGTGCGGCCAGTGCCGCGCCTGTCTGCGCGGCCGCCCCTGGTACTGCTTCGACACCCACAACGCCAAGCAGAGGATGACCCTGCTCGACGGCACGGAGCTCTCCCCGGCCCTCGGCATCGGCGCCTTCGCCGAGAAGACCCTCGTCGCCTCCGGTCAGTGCACCAAGGTCGACCCCGCCGTCGCCCCCGAGGTCGCGGGCCTCCTCGGCTGCGGCGTGATGGCCGGCATCGGCGCCGCCCTCAACACCGGCGAGGTCGGCCGCGGCGACACCGTCGCCGTCATCGGCTGCGGCGGCGTCGGCGACGCGGCGATCGTCGGCTCCCGCCTCGCCGGAGCCGCGAAGATCATCGCCGTCGACATCGACGACCGGAAGCTGGAGACGGCGAAGGCGATGGGCGCGACCCACACCGTCAACTCCCGCTCCACCGACCCCGTCGAGGCCGTCCGCGAGCTCACCGGCGGCTTCGGCGCGGATGTCGTCATCGAGGCCGTCGGCCGCCCCGAGACCTACCAGCAGGCCTTCTACGCCCGCGACCTCGCCGGCACCGTCGTCCTCGTCGGCGTCCCCACCCCCGAGATGAAGCTCGAACTCCCGCTCCTCGACGTCTTCGGCCGCGGCGGCGCGCTCAAGTCCTCCTGGTACGGGGACTGCCTGCCCTCCCGCGACTTCCCGATGCTCGTCGACCTCCACCAGCAGGGCCGCATCGACCTCGCCGCCTTCGTCACCGAGACCATCGGCCTCGGCGACGTCGAGAAGGCCTTCGGCCGCATGCACGAGGGCGACGTCCTGCGCTCGGTGGTGGTGTTCTGA
- a CDS encoding amino acid permease has translation MSDRVTAADPLSAATANPAAPHVDAGDAGYRKDLKSRHINMIAIGGAIGTGLFLGAGGRMSQAGPSLFIAYAVCGVFAFFVVRALGELVLYRPSSGAFVSYAREFMGEKGAYTAGWLYFLNWSTTAVADITAAATYAHFWSMFSDVPQWILALVALAVVLAANLISVKYFGEMEFWFAIIKVGALVAFMLIGIFLVVTSHDVGGSTPGLANITDNGGIFPNGAMPMLLLIQGVVFAYASVELCGVAAGETENPEKIMPKAINSIMWRVGLFYVGSVVLLALILPYTAYSGDQSPFVTVFDKLGIPGAAGVMNLVVLTAALSSLNSGLYSTGRILRSMSLSGSAPKFTGVMNKGGVPYGGILLTAAFGVMGVALNYVMPGEAFELVLNFASIGIIGTWAMIMVCSLLFWRNAQAGRLTRPGYNLPWAPYTQIVTLVFLGSVLVLMWMDGGISRTTVSCLPLIGAALVGGWFLVRKRVRTTAAANRD, from the coding sequence ATGAGTGACCGCGTCACCGCGGCCGACCCGCTGTCCGCCGCCACGGCGAACCCGGCCGCCCCCCACGTCGACGCCGGCGACGCCGGATACCGCAAGGACCTCAAGTCCCGGCACATCAACATGATCGCCATCGGCGGCGCGATCGGCACCGGCCTCTTTCTGGGCGCCGGCGGCCGGATGTCCCAGGCGGGCCCCTCCCTCTTCATCGCGTACGCGGTCTGCGGCGTCTTCGCCTTCTTCGTCGTGCGGGCCCTCGGCGAACTCGTGCTCTACCGCCCCTCGTCCGGCGCCTTCGTCTCCTACGCCCGTGAGTTCATGGGCGAGAAGGGCGCCTACACGGCCGGCTGGCTGTACTTCCTCAACTGGTCGACCACCGCCGTGGCCGACATCACCGCGGCCGCGACCTACGCCCACTTCTGGTCGATGTTCAGCGACGTCCCGCAGTGGATCCTCGCGCTGGTCGCCCTCGCGGTCGTCCTCGCCGCCAACCTCATCTCCGTGAAGTACTTCGGAGAGATGGAGTTCTGGTTCGCGATCATCAAGGTCGGCGCCCTCGTCGCCTTCATGCTGATCGGCATCTTCCTCGTCGTGACCTCGCACGACGTCGGCGGCAGCACCCCGGGCCTCGCCAACATCACCGACAACGGCGGCATCTTCCCCAACGGCGCGATGCCGATGCTGCTGCTCATCCAGGGTGTCGTCTTCGCCTACGCCTCCGTCGAGCTGTGCGGCGTCGCCGCCGGCGAGACCGAGAACCCCGAGAAGATCATGCCGAAGGCGATCAACTCGATCATGTGGCGCGTGGGCCTCTTCTACGTCGGCTCGGTCGTCCTGCTCGCGCTGATCCTCCCGTACACCGCGTACTCCGGGGACCAGAGCCCCTTCGTCACCGTCTTCGACAAGCTGGGCATCCCCGGCGCCGCCGGCGTGATGAACCTGGTCGTCCTCACGGCCGCGCTCTCCAGCCTCAACTCGGGCCTCTACTCCACCGGCCGCATCCTGCGCTCCATGTCGCTCTCCGGCTCCGCGCCGAAGTTCACCGGCGTCATGAACAAGGGCGGCGTCCCCTACGGCGGCATCCTGCTCACCGCCGCCTTCGGCGTCATGGGCGTCGCGCTCAACTACGTGATGCCCGGCGAGGCCTTCGAACTGGTCCTCAACTTCGCCTCCATCGGCATCATCGGCACCTGGGCCATGATCATGGTCTGCTCGCTCCTGTTCTGGCGCAACGCCCAGGCGGGCAGGCTCACCCGCCCCGGCTACAACCTGCCCTGGGCCCCCTACACCCAGATCGTCACCCTCGTCTTCCTCGGCTCCGTCCTCGTCCTCATGTGGATGGACGGCGGCATCAGCCGCACCACCGTCAGCTGCCTGCCGCTCATCGGGGCGGCGCTCGTCGGCGGCTGGTTCCTCGTCCGCAAGCGGGTCCGCACGACCGCCGCGGCCAACCGCGACTGA
- a CDS encoding FadR/GntR family transcriptional regulator, whose protein sequence is MTTPAQGLHSQVLATLGLAITAGEYPPGTVLRSDELAQRFDVSRTVVREVVRVLESMHLVESRRRVGVTVLPTASWNVYDPQVIRWRLAGADRPRQLRSLTVLRSAVEPVAAGLAAENATPEQCRELTEHALGMVATSRGRRLEEYLVHDIAFHRVVLNASGNEMFARLGDVVAEVLTGRTHHHVMFEDPDPAAVTLHVQVAEAVRERDAARAEELTRQIAVGALQELDVLAP, encoded by the coding sequence ATGACGACACCGGCCCAGGGGCTTCACTCGCAGGTCCTCGCCACCCTGGGTCTCGCGATCACCGCGGGGGAGTACCCGCCCGGCACCGTGCTGCGCAGCGACGAGCTCGCCCAGCGCTTCGACGTCTCCCGGACCGTGGTCCGCGAGGTCGTCCGCGTCCTGGAGTCCATGCACCTGGTCGAGTCCCGCCGCCGCGTCGGCGTGACCGTCCTCCCCACCGCCAGCTGGAACGTGTACGACCCCCAGGTCATCCGCTGGCGGCTGGCCGGCGCCGACCGCCCCCGCCAGCTCCGCTCGCTCACCGTGCTCCGCTCGGCCGTCGAACCCGTCGCCGCCGGCCTGGCCGCCGAGAACGCCACCCCCGAGCAGTGCCGCGAGCTCACCGAGCACGCCCTCGGCATGGTCGCCACCTCGCGCGGCCGCCGCCTGGAGGAGTACCTCGTCCACGACATCGCCTTCCACCGGGTCGTGCTCAACGCCTCCGGGAACGAGATGTTCGCCCGCCTCGGCGATGTCGTCGCGGAGGTCCTCACCGGCCGCACCCACCACCACGTGATGTTCGAGGACCCCGACCCGGCCGCCGTCACCCTCCACGTCCAGGTCGCCGAGGCCGTACGGGAACGGGACGCGGCCCGCGCCGAGGAGCTCACCCGCCAGATCGCGGTCGGCGCCCTGCAGGAACTGGACGTCCTCGCTCCGTAA
- a CDS encoding gluconokinase has translation MSTTPQPRTTAVVVVMGVAGTGKTTIGPLVAEALGLPYAEGDDFHPPANVAKMSAGTPLDDSDREPWLDAIGSWAHDRAGLGGVVSSSALKRSYRDRLRAAAPGVVFLHLTGDRELIERRMGARKGHFMPTALLDSQFATLQPLQEDEAGVAVDVSGTPEEISARAAAALRGLAG, from the coding sequence ATGAGCACCACCCCCCAGCCCCGAACGACGGCGGTCGTCGTCGTGATGGGCGTCGCCGGGACCGGCAAGACCACGATCGGCCCGCTGGTCGCCGAAGCCCTCGGCCTCCCCTACGCCGAGGGCGACGACTTCCACCCGCCGGCCAACGTGGCCAAGATGTCGGCCGGTACCCCCCTGGACGACAGCGACCGCGAGCCCTGGCTGGACGCCATCGGCTCCTGGGCGCACGACCGGGCCGGGCTCGGCGGTGTGGTGAGCAGCTCCGCGCTCAAGCGCAGCTACCGGGACCGGCTCCGCGCCGCGGCCCCCGGTGTGGTCTTCCTTCATCTGACCGGTGACCGGGAGCTGATCGAGCGGCGCATGGGGGCCCGCAAGGGCCACTTCATGCCGACGGCGCTCCTCGACTCCCAGTTCGCCACCCTGCAGCCGCTGCAGGAGGACGAGGCCGGCGTCGCCGTCGACGTCTCCGGCACCCCCGAGGAGATCTCCGCCCGGGCGGCCGCCGCGCTGCGCGGCCTCGCCGGCTGA
- a CDS encoding GntT/GntP/DsdX family permease, which yields MTSLSVEILAADAAEPITSAGNAQLGIAVLAGIAVIVVLITKFKLHAFLALTIGSLALGAFAGAPLADTIKSFTTGLGNTVAGVGVLIALGAILGRLLADSGGADQIVDTILARASGRAMPWAMVLIASVIGLPLFFEVGIVLLIPVVLLVAKRGNYSLMRIGIPALAGLSVMHGLIPPHPGPLVAIDAVGANLGVTLALGLVVAIPTVIIAGPVFSRYAARWVDIPAPDNMIPVRPSEDLEKRPGFGVTVATVMLPVVLMLVKALVDIVVDDPENAVQQVTDVIGSPLIALLAAVIVGMFTLGRAAGFTKERLSSTVEKSLAPIAGVLLIVGAGGGFKQTLIDIGVGQMILDFSENWSIPALLLAWLIAVAIRLATGSATVATISAAGLVAPLAEGMSTTETALLVLAIGAGSLFFSHVNDAGFWLVKEYFGMTVGQTIKTWSVMETIISVVGIVFVLLLSLVL from the coding sequence GTGACCAGTCTCAGCGTCGAGATCCTGGCAGCGGACGCCGCCGAACCGATCACCTCGGCAGGCAACGCCCAGCTCGGCATCGCCGTACTCGCCGGCATCGCCGTCATCGTCGTGCTCATCACCAAGTTCAAGCTGCACGCCTTCCTGGCGCTGACCATCGGGTCGCTCGCCCTCGGCGCGTTCGCCGGTGCACCGCTCGCGGACACCATCAAGTCGTTCACCACCGGCCTCGGCAACACCGTCGCCGGCGTGGGCGTCCTGATCGCGCTCGGCGCGATCCTCGGCAGGCTCCTCGCCGACTCGGGCGGCGCCGACCAGATCGTCGACACCATCCTGGCCAGGGCCAGCGGCCGGGCGATGCCCTGGGCCATGGTCCTGATCGCCTCGGTGATCGGTCTGCCGCTCTTCTTCGAGGTCGGCATCGTGCTGCTGATCCCGGTGGTGCTGCTCGTCGCCAAGCGCGGCAACTACTCCCTGATGCGGATCGGCATCCCGGCCCTCGCCGGACTGTCCGTGATGCACGGCCTGATCCCGCCGCACCCCGGCCCGCTCGTCGCGATCGACGCCGTCGGCGCCAACCTGGGCGTCACCCTGGCCCTCGGCCTCGTCGTCGCGATACCGACCGTGATCATCGCCGGTCCGGTGTTCTCCCGGTACGCCGCCCGCTGGGTCGACATCCCGGCCCCCGACAACATGATCCCGGTGCGTCCCTCCGAGGACCTGGAGAAGCGCCCCGGCTTCGGCGTCACCGTCGCGACCGTGATGCTGCCCGTCGTCCTCATGCTGGTGAAGGCCCTCGTCGACATCGTCGTGGACGACCCGGAGAACGCCGTCCAGCAGGTCACCGACGTCATCGGCTCCCCGCTGATCGCGCTGCTCGCCGCCGTCATCGTCGGCATGTTCACCCTGGGCCGCGCGGCCGGCTTCACCAAGGAGCGGCTGTCCTCGACCGTCGAGAAGTCCCTCGCCCCGATCGCGGGCGTGCTGCTGATCGTCGGCGCGGGCGGCGGCTTCAAGCAGACCCTGATCGACATCGGCGTCGGCCAGATGATCCTGGACTTCTCCGAGAACTGGTCCATCCCGGCCCTGCTGCTCGCCTGGCTGATCGCGGTCGCGATCCGGCTGGCGACGGGCTCCGCGACGGTGGCGACGATCTCGGCGGCGGGCCTCGTCGCTCCGCTGGCGGAGGGCATGTCGACGACCGAGACGGCGCTGCTCGTCCTCGCGATCGGTGCGGGCTCGCTCTTCTTCAGCCACGTCAACGACGCCGGGTTCTGGCTGGTGAAGGAGTACTTCGGCATGACCGTCGGCCAGACGATCAAGACCTGGTCGGTGATGGAGACGATCATCTCGGTCGTGGGCATCGTGTTCGTGCTGCTGCTGTCGCTGGTGTTGTGA
- a CDS encoding ASCH domain-containing protein translates to MTGPHALKPFLLAFPGPLRDRLVAAVLSGEKVATTGLLVEYEVEAEDLPEPGERSALIDSDGREVAVVEVTEVEVLPLGEADLGLALDEGEGFLSVPEWRAAHERFWHSEEMREGLGDPGFVVDDSTMVVVERFRVVELFQEG, encoded by the coding sequence ATGACCGGCCCTCACGCGCTCAAGCCCTTCCTCCTCGCCTTCCCCGGCCCCCTGCGGGACCGGCTCGTCGCGGCGGTCCTGTCCGGCGAGAAGGTCGCCACGACGGGCCTGCTCGTGGAGTACGAGGTCGAGGCCGAGGACCTGCCGGAGCCGGGCGAACGCTCGGCGCTCATCGACTCCGACGGTCGCGAGGTGGCGGTCGTGGAGGTCACCGAGGTCGAGGTCCTGCCCCTGGGCGAGGCCGACCTGGGGCTGGCGCTCGACGAGGGCGAGGGCTTCCTGTCGGTACCGGAGTGGCGCGCTGCACACGAACGCTTCTGGCACAGCGAGGAGATGCGGGAGGGGCTGGGGGACCCGGGGTTCGTGGTGGACGACTCGACGATGGTGGTGGTGGAGCGGTTCAGGGTGGTGGAGCTGTTTCAGGAGGGCTGA
- a CDS encoding FAD-binding dehydrogenase: MSYDADVIVIGAGLAGLVATAELVDAGRTVILLDQEPEQSLGGQAHWSFGGLFLVDSPEQRRMRVKDSHALALQDWYGTAGFDRAEDHWPKKWAEAYVDFAAGEKRSWLHARGVRFFPVVGWAERGGYDANGHGNSVPRFHITWGTGPGLVAPFERKVREGVARGLVQLRFRHRVTALGRTAGAVDTVTGEILEPSTAERGTASTRTATGAFELRAQAVIVTSGGIGGNHELVRAQWPERLGTPPARLLSGVPAHVDGLMLGIAEKAGAHHINRDRMWHYTEGIENWNPIWARHGIRILPGPSSLWLDATGKRLPVPLFPGFDTLGTLEHIMRTGHDHTWFVLDKRIIGKEFALSGSEQNPDLTGKSVRDVIGRARADVPGPVQAFMDKGADFVVENDLSALVRGMNRVTGEDLIDETALRHEITARDREIANPFTKDLQVTAIRGARKYLGDKLIRTAVPHRILDPGAGPLIAVRLNILTRKSLGGLETDLDSRVLTEGGEPLEGVYAAGEAAGFGGGGVHGYRSLEGTFLGGCIFSGRAAGRATAKAIA, from the coding sequence ATGTCCTACGACGCAGATGTGATCGTGATCGGGGCCGGCCTCGCCGGCCTCGTCGCCACCGCCGAGCTGGTCGACGCCGGCCGCACCGTGATCCTCCTCGACCAGGAACCCGAACAGTCCCTCGGCGGCCAGGCCCACTGGTCCTTCGGCGGTCTCTTCCTCGTCGACTCGCCCGAGCAGCGCCGCATGCGCGTCAAGGACAGCCACGCCCTCGCCCTCCAGGACTGGTACGGCACGGCCGGCTTCGACCGGGCCGAGGACCACTGGCCGAAGAAATGGGCCGAGGCGTACGTCGACTTCGCCGCCGGCGAGAAGCGGTCCTGGCTCCACGCGCGCGGGGTGCGGTTCTTCCCCGTCGTCGGCTGGGCCGAGCGCGGCGGCTACGACGCCAACGGCCACGGCAACTCCGTCCCCCGCTTCCACATCACCTGGGGTACGGGCCCCGGCCTCGTCGCCCCCTTCGAGCGGAAGGTCCGCGAGGGCGTCGCCCGCGGCCTCGTCCAGCTCCGCTTCCGCCACCGGGTCACCGCCCTCGGCCGCACCGCCGGAGCCGTCGACACCGTCACCGGCGAGATCCTGGAACCCTCCACGGCCGAGCGCGGCACCGCGAGCACCCGGACGGCCACCGGCGCCTTCGAACTGCGCGCCCAGGCGGTGATCGTCACCTCCGGCGGCATCGGCGGCAACCACGAACTGGTCCGCGCCCAATGGCCCGAACGGCTCGGCACCCCGCCCGCCCGGCTGCTCTCCGGAGTGCCCGCCCACGTCGACGGCCTGATGCTCGGCATCGCCGAGAAGGCCGGCGCCCACCACATCAACCGCGACCGGATGTGGCACTACACCGAGGGCATCGAGAACTGGAACCCCATCTGGGCCAGGCACGGCATCCGCATCCTCCCGGGACCGTCCTCGCTCTGGCTGGACGCGACCGGCAAGCGCCTGCCCGTCCCGCTCTTCCCCGGCTTCGACACCCTCGGCACCCTCGAACACATCATGCGCACCGGCCACGACCACACCTGGTTCGTCCTCGACAAGCGGATCATCGGCAAGGAGTTCGCCCTCTCCGGCTCCGAACAGAACCCCGACCTCACCGGCAAGTCCGTCCGCGACGTGATCGGCCGCGCCCGCGCCGATGTGCCGGGCCCGGTCCAGGCGTTCATGGACAAGGGCGCCGACTTCGTCGTCGAGAACGACCTCTCGGCCCTCGTCCGGGGCATGAACCGCGTGACCGGCGAGGACCTGATCGACGAGACCGCCCTGCGCCACGAGATCACCGCCCGCGACCGTGAGATCGCCAACCCCTTCACCAAGGACCTCCAGGTCACGGCGATCCGAGGCGCCCGCAAGTACCTCGGCGACAAGCTGATCCGCACGGCCGTACCGCACCGCATCCTCGACCCCGGGGCCGGCCCGCTGATCGCCGTCCGCCTCAACATCCTCACCCGCAAGTCCCTCGGCGGCCTGGAGACCGACCTCGACTCCCGCGTCCTCACCGAGGGCGGAGAACCGCTGGAGGGCGTGTACGCGGCGGGCGAGGCGGCCGGCTTCGGCGGCGGCGGAGTCCACGGCTACCGCTCCCTGGAGGGCACCTTCCTCGGCGGCTGCATCTTCTCGGGCCGAGCGGCGGGCAGGGCGACGGCGAAGGCGATCGCCTGA
- a CDS encoding TetR/AcrR family transcriptional regulator has translation MARTSGPETRDRLIRAAEELFAAQGVHGAQLRDVVSRAGQANPSAVQYHFGSRAGLLDAVMAGRQARTEGVLAPLLAAAPDETHALVGTLVTAEASELRTDRGRRCLRISAQLSHESGVRSRTPHPTLAGTGYWRLIERIADRLAADGLPEPLLLERLDLALTVVGAAMADRARQYLDGTEPLTGEELFLADLVETTTALLRAAQPEQAHLPRKDPS, from the coding sequence ATGGCGAGGACATCGGGACCCGAGACCCGGGACAGACTGATCCGCGCGGCGGAGGAGCTCTTCGCCGCCCAGGGCGTGCACGGCGCGCAGCTGCGGGACGTCGTGAGCCGCGCGGGGCAGGCCAATCCCTCCGCCGTGCAGTACCACTTCGGCTCGCGCGCCGGGCTGCTCGACGCCGTGATGGCCGGGCGCCAGGCCCGTACGGAGGGCGTGCTCGCCCCGCTGCTCGCGGCCGCCCCCGACGAGACGCACGCCCTGGTCGGCACCCTCGTCACGGCCGAGGCCAGTGAGCTGCGCACCGACCGGGGCCGCCGCTGCCTGCGGATCTCCGCGCAGCTCAGCCATGAGAGCGGCGTGCGCTCCCGGACCCCGCATCCCACGCTCGCCGGCACCGGCTACTGGCGGCTGATCGAGCGGATCGCGGACCGGCTCGCCGCCGACGGCCTGCCCGAGCCGCTGCTCCTGGAGCGCCTCGACCTGGCGCTGACCGTGGTGGGCGCGGCGATGGCGGACCGGGCCCGGCAGTACCTCGACGGCACCGAACCCCTCACCGGTGAGGAGCTCTTCCTCGCCGATCTGGTCGAGACCACCACCGCCCTGCTGCGTGCCGCACAGCCGGAGCAGGCGCATCTCCCCCGAAAGGACCCTTCATGA
- a CDS encoding glucose 1-dehydrogenase encodes MNDLTGRTVLITGGARGLGAEAARQAVAAGANVVVTDVLDEEGEATAAALGERARFLHHDVTSEEEWAAAVAYAVAEFGGLHGLVNNAGISTGAFLETESVEHFRKVLDINLTGVFIGMKAAIPAMKAAGGGSVVNISSAAGLMGLALTAGYGASKWGVRGLTKIGAVELGTAGIRVNSVHPGMTYTPMTASVGIERGEGKYPNTPMGRVGEADEIAGAVVFLLSDAASYVTGAELAVDGGWTTGPTVKYVMGQ; translated from the coding sequence ATGAACGACCTCACCGGCAGGACCGTCCTCATCACCGGCGGCGCGCGCGGCCTGGGCGCGGAGGCCGCCCGGCAGGCGGTCGCGGCGGGCGCGAACGTCGTCGTGACCGACGTGCTCGACGAGGAGGGGGAGGCGACCGCCGCGGCGCTCGGCGAGCGGGCGCGGTTCCTCCACCACGACGTGACCTCCGAGGAGGAGTGGGCGGCGGCCGTCGCGTACGCCGTGGCGGAGTTCGGCGGGCTGCACGGTCTGGTGAACAACGCGGGCATCTCCACGGGCGCGTTCCTGGAGACCGAGTCCGTGGAGCACTTCCGCAAGGTCCTCGACATCAATCTGACCGGTGTCTTCATCGGTATGAAGGCCGCGATACCGGCGATGAAGGCGGCGGGCGGCGGCTCCGTCGTCAACATCTCCTCGGCCGCGGGCCTGATGGGCCTGGCGCTGACCGCCGGTTACGGCGCCTCCAAGTGGGGTGTGCGCGGGCTGACGAAGATCGGCGCGGTGGAGCTCGGCACGGCGGGGATCCGCGTGAACTCCGTCCACCCGGGCATGACGTACACCCCGATGACGGCCTCCGTGGGCATCGAGCGCGGCGAGGGCAAGTACCCGAACACGCCGATGGGCCGGGTCGGCGAGGCCGACGAGATCGCCGGCGCGGTCGTCTTCCTGCTGTCGGACGCCGCCTCGTACGTGACGGGCGCGGAGCTGGCGGTGGACGGCGGCTGGACCACCGGACCGACGGTCAAGTACGTCATGGGGCAGTGA
- a CDS encoding NUDIX domain-containing protein, which translates to MSAAEEILDVVDEQDRVIGQAPRGEVYARGLIHRCVFIRVRDAEGRIFVHRRTPAKLVFPSMYDMFVGGVVGAGESYDEAALREAEEELGVRGLPRPEPVLTFLYDSAGVAGKWWSAVYEVRCELPVDPQVEEVAWHAFLTEEELAARLDDWAWVPDGLAAYERLREHGAGEVRPAG; encoded by the coding sequence ATGAGTGCCGCTGAGGAGATTCTCGATGTCGTCGACGAGCAGGACCGGGTGATCGGGCAGGCCCCGCGCGGTGAGGTGTACGCGCGGGGCCTGATCCACCGCTGTGTCTTCATCCGGGTCCGGGACGCCGAGGGCCGGATCTTCGTGCACCGCAGGACGCCGGCCAAGCTGGTCTTCCCGTCGATGTACGACATGTTCGTCGGCGGGGTCGTCGGCGCGGGCGAGTCCTACGACGAGGCCGCGCTGCGCGAGGCCGAGGAGGAACTCGGAGTGCGGGGCCTGCCCCGGCCCGAGCCCGTCCTGACCTTCCTGTACGACTCCGCGGGCGTGGCCGGCAAGTGGTGGTCGGCGGTCTACGAGGTGCGGTGCGAGCTGCCGGTGGACCCGCAGGTGGAGGAGGTCGCCTGGCACGCCTTCCTGACGGAGGAGGAGCTCGCGGCGCGGCTCGACGACTGGGCGTGGGTGCCGGACGGGCTCGCCGCGTACGAGCGGCTGCGGGAGCACGGGGCCGGTGAGGTGCGCCCGGCGGGCTGA
- a CDS encoding YidH family protein, with protein MSDFVQSLRLWFAPQRIRDEGETPDYRFSLANERTFLAWIRTALALVGGGFAVDQFLPDLRWGVRVGLALALLAAGVLCALRAVNHWVRCERAMRRGEDLPGSRFPAVLSLVVAVVAVAMVVVVLFGWAGR; from the coding sequence GTGAGCGATTTCGTACAGAGCCTGCGGCTGTGGTTCGCGCCGCAGCGGATCCGGGACGAGGGGGAGACGCCCGACTACCGGTTCTCCCTCGCCAACGAGCGGACCTTCCTGGCCTGGATCCGGACCGCGCTCGCCCTGGTCGGCGGTGGTTTCGCCGTCGACCAGTTCCTGCCGGACCTGCGCTGGGGCGTCCGGGTCGGGCTCGCGCTCGCGCTGCTCGCGGCCGGGGTGCTGTGCGCCCTGCGGGCGGTGAACCACTGGGTGCGCTGCGAACGGGCCATGCGGCGCGGCGAGGACCTTCCGGGGTCCCGTTTCCCGGCCGTGCTGAGTCTGGTCGTCGCGGTGGTGGCCGTCGCGATGGTGGTGGTCGTGCTCTTCGGCTGGGCGGGGCGGTGA
- a CDS encoding DUF202 domain-containing protein translates to MTEAVSGAGARDPGLQPERTRLAWRRTTLSCTVVAVLAVKLAVSDEITAVGVTGLALSALVWIGFLAVAHRRIRSLAPARPQPLSHRGALLAASCTIALAVFGAAMIW, encoded by the coding sequence GTGACGGAGGCCGTCTCGGGGGCCGGCGCGCGTGATCCCGGGCTCCAGCCGGAGCGGACCCGGCTCGCGTGGCGCCGGACGACCCTGTCGTGCACGGTGGTGGCGGTGCTCGCCGTCAAGCTGGCCGTGAGCGACGAGATCACCGCCGTGGGCGTCACGGGGCTCGCGCTGTCGGCGCTCGTGTGGATCGGGTTCCTGGCCGTCGCCCACCGCCGGATCCGCTCCCTGGCCCCGGCCAGGCCGCAGCCCCTCTCCCATCGGGGCGCGCTGCTCGCGGCCTCCTGCACGATCGCGCTCGCCGTCTTCGGGGCGGCGATGATCTGGTGA